In Acidianus brierleyi, one genomic interval encodes:
- the cpsA gene encoding carboxypeptidase CpsA has protein sequence MNYTSILNEAKQIEPKIIEIRRKIHENPELSYKEFNTSALVESFLKNLGIQVIKGVGLPTAVVGIIDSGKPGNTVALRADMDALPVEEATDLPFKSKNKGIMHACGHDSHVAMLLGASILIKKYLTKGRIKLLFQPAEEDGGLGGAKPMIDAGVMDDVDYVFGLHISSAYPVGTFALRKGPIMATPDSFKIIIHGKGGHGSAPHETIDPVFISAQIILALQGIRSRIIDPRQPFVLSVTSVHSGTKDNIIPDDAIMEGTIRSLDESTRGKAIEYTKKIVQSICSAFNANCEVKFMEDVYPITVNDPNITEKVIRILEKIEGTKTIETEPILGAEDFSRFLQKAPGTYFFLGTRNEEKGYIYPNHSSKFMVDESVLKLGTTALTLLALEFS, from the coding sequence ACGAAAATCCAGAGCTTTCCTATAAGGAATTTAATACATCTGCTTTAGTGGAAAGTTTCTTAAAAAATCTAGGAATTCAAGTAATTAAAGGTGTAGGATTGCCAACTGCAGTAGTAGGTATAATAGATTCAGGCAAACCAGGAAATACAGTAGCGTTAAGAGCAGATATGGATGCTCTTCCTGTAGAAGAGGCAACGGACTTACCTTTCAAATCCAAAAATAAGGGAATAATGCATGCTTGCGGTCACGATAGTCACGTGGCTATGCTTCTAGGAGCGTCTATTCTAATAAAAAAATATTTAACAAAAGGAAGAATAAAATTGTTATTTCAACCAGCTGAGGAGGATGGAGGTCTAGGAGGGGCCAAACCAATGATAGATGCAGGAGTAATGGACGATGTAGATTACGTATTTGGACTTCATATCTCATCTGCCTATCCTGTAGGGACATTTGCATTGAGGAAAGGCCCTATAATGGCTACACCGGATTCCTTTAAAATTATTATTCATGGAAAAGGTGGACATGGATCTGCACCGCATGAAACTATAGATCCTGTATTTATTTCAGCTCAAATAATCCTTGCATTACAAGGAATTAGAAGTAGAATTATAGATCCCCGACAACCATTCGTTCTTTCAGTAACTAGCGTTCATTCTGGAACTAAAGATAACATTATACCAGACGATGCAATAATGGAAGGAACAATAAGAAGTTTAGATGAAAGTACTAGAGGAAAAGCGATAGAATATACTAAAAAAATAGTTCAATCTATTTGTTCTGCGTTTAATGCTAACTGTGAAGTAAAATTCATGGAAGACGTATATCCTATAACAGTAAATGACCCTAATATCACTGAAAAGGTTATACGAATATTAGAAAAAATTGAAGGAACCAAAACTATAGAAACTGAGCCTATATTAGGAGCAGAAGATTTCTCAAGATTTCTACAAAAAGCGCCAGGAACATATTTTTTCCTAGGAACTAGAAATGAAGAAAAAGGATACATCTATCCGAATCACAGTTCAAAGTTTATGGTAGATGAGAGCGTTCTTAAATTAGGTACTACAGCATTAACTTTACTTGCATTAGAATTTTCCTAG